A single genomic interval of Bradyrhizobium sp. AZCC 1693 harbors:
- a CDS encoding nucleotidyltransferase family protein: MDKQDILARLREHEAALKAQGVSHAALFGSRARGDARPDSDIDILVEIAPDVGMDVFKYVGIVHSIEDLFPVRVDVSNRVTLKSHVKPIAEREAIYAF; the protein is encoded by the coding sequence ATGGACAAACAGGACATTCTAGCCCGGCTGCGCGAGCATGAAGCCGCCTTGAAGGCTCAAGGCGTGAGCCATGCCGCCCTGTTTGGCTCCCGCGCCCGCGGCGACGCCCGGCCCGACAGCGACATCGATATTCTGGTTGAGATCGCGCCAGACGTTGGGATGGATGTTTTCAAATACGTCGGTATCGTTCACAGCATCGAGGATCTGTTTCCGGTGCGTGTCGATGTTTCGAACCGCGTTACGCTCAAATCTCATGTGAAGCCGATCGCCGAGCGCGAAGCCATCTATGCGTTCTGA
- a CDS encoding superoxide dismutase yields MTFTLPNLPYSHDALAPHMSKETLEYHHDKHHQAYVTNGNNAIKGTEFEGKSLEEIVKGSFGKNPAVFNNAGQHYNHLHFWNWMKPNGGGSKLPGRLEKKITEDLGGLDKFKADFAAAGVGQFGSGWCWLSVKNGKLEISKTANGESPLVHGATPILGCDVWEHSYYIDYRNRRPDYLKAFCDHLINWDYVDELFGKV; encoded by the coding sequence ATGACCTTCACGCTGCCCAATCTCCCCTATTCCCACGACGCCCTTGCGCCCCACATGTCCAAGGAAACGCTGGAATACCACCACGACAAGCATCACCAGGCTTACGTGACCAACGGAAACAACGCGATCAAGGGGACCGAATTCGAAGGCAAGTCCCTGGAGGAGATCGTCAAGGGTTCGTTCGGCAAGAATCCGGCCGTCTTCAACAATGCCGGCCAGCACTACAACCACCTGCATTTCTGGAACTGGATGAAGCCGAATGGCGGCGGCAGCAAGCTGCCCGGCCGTCTGGAAAAGAAGATCACCGAGGACCTCGGCGGTCTCGACAAGTTCAAGGCCGATTTCGCCGCCGCCGGCGTCGGTCAGTTCGGCTCCGGCTGGTGCTGGCTGTCGGTGAAGAACGGCAAGCTCGAAATCTCCAAGACCGCGAACGGCGAAAGCCCGCTGGTCCATGGCGCCACGCCGATCCTTGGCTGCGACGTCTGGGAGCACTCCTACTACATCGACTATCGCAACCGCCGTCCCGACTATCTGAAGGCGTTTTGCGATCACCTGATCAACTGGGACTACGTCGACGAGCTGTTCGGCAAGGTGTGA
- a CDS encoding GNAT family N-acetyltransferase, which translates to MSIEIDVLNGDASWPRAEPLMQAVWPAHVVEKLSWGHVKWAHADLRVLIDAPEDGLKPGLACHVGIFFRDATWDGRKVHIGGIGGVSTWPDCRGRGYATLALNAAIRTLRDHEAVRFAMLFCEPHNEAFYEARGWRRFQGEVYAEQPQGRIRFEAMAPFVFDFTRKPRDGVIDLCGLPW; encoded by the coding sequence ATGAGCATCGAGATCGACGTCCTGAACGGGGACGCATCGTGGCCAAGGGCCGAACCGCTGATGCAGGCGGTCTGGCCCGCGCATGTGGTCGAAAAGCTGTCGTGGGGTCACGTCAAATGGGCTCATGCCGATCTGCGCGTGCTGATCGACGCGCCGGAGGACGGGCTTAAACCGGGCCTTGCCTGCCATGTCGGCATCTTCTTCCGCGACGCGACCTGGGACGGGCGCAAGGTTCATATAGGCGGCATTGGCGGCGTTTCGACGTGGCCGGATTGCCGGGGACGCGGCTACGCCACGCTGGCGCTGAACGCCGCCATCAGGACCCTGCGCGATCACGAGGCTGTCAGGTTTGCGATGCTGTTCTGCGAGCCGCACAATGAAGCGTTCTATGAAGCGCGCGGCTGGCGCCGCTTTCAGGGCGAGGTCTATGCCGAACAGCCGCAGGGACGGATTCGTTTCGAGGCCATGGCGCCGTTCGTGTTCGATTTCACCCGCAAGCCGCGCGACGGTGTCATCGACCTATGCGGCCTGCCGTGGTGA
- a CDS encoding DUF3095 domain-containing protein translates to MTTPDGTDIFYGAIPVFRGFGSLMDPAMYSPLPDDWTVGVADIVESTKAIANQRYKAVNMAGAAVIAAVTNALDGREFPFVFGGDGASFAVSPSDLARARDALAATAAWVREDLDLVMRVALVPVRDIRAQGLDIRVARFGPSANLSYAMFSGGGLGWADAAMKRGEFAVPAAAPGTQPDLSGLSCRFEEIPSTRGLILSVLVVPARGADPRAFRKVIEDIIRLVEQSPDAGRPVPPGGPPLRWPPAGVEYEARAARGGPLLKRRTVVLAVTLWAYVVMRFGIKVGNFVPKNYVQQVVENSDFRKYDDGLRMIIDCTEELERALAALLAKAASERIVRYGLHRQDAAMMTCFTPSVMRSDHVHFIDGARGGYASAASALKAMAA, encoded by the coding sequence ATGACGACGCCCGACGGTACCGATATTTTCTACGGCGCGATCCCGGTCTTTCGCGGCTTTGGCAGCCTGATGGACCCGGCGATGTATTCGCCGTTGCCTGATGACTGGACCGTCGGCGTCGCCGACATCGTGGAATCGACCAAGGCGATCGCGAACCAGCGCTACAAGGCGGTCAACATGGCCGGCGCGGCCGTGATTGCCGCCGTCACCAACGCGCTTGACGGACGCGAATTTCCGTTCGTGTTCGGCGGCGATGGCGCCAGCTTTGCGGTGTCGCCCTCAGACCTCGCGCGCGCCCGCGACGCGCTGGCGGCGACGGCGGCATGGGTCCGCGAAGATCTCGATCTGGTGATGCGGGTGGCGCTGGTGCCGGTCAGGGATATCCGCGCGCAGGGCCTCGATATCAGGGTGGCCCGCTTCGGCCCGTCGGCCAATCTGTCCTACGCGATGTTTTCCGGCGGCGGTCTGGGGTGGGCGGATGCCGCGATGAAGCGCGGCGAGTTTGCGGTGCCGGCGGCAGCGCCGGGCACGCAGCCCGATCTGTCCGGGCTTTCTTGTCGGTTCGAGGAAATTCCCTCCACGCGCGGGCTCATTCTGTCGGTGCTGGTGGTGCCGGCCAGGGGTGCCGATCCGCGCGCCTTCCGCAAGGTGATCGAGGACATCATCAGGCTGGTTGAACAGTCGCCGGATGCCGGGCGGCCGGTGCCGCCGGGCGGGCCGCCGCTGCGTTGGCCGCCGGCCGGCGTGGAGTATGAAGCGCGCGCGGCGCGGGGCGGGCCGCTGTTGAAGCGGCGTACTGTCGTACTTGCGGTGACGCTGTGGGCCTATGTCGTGATGCGGTTCGGCATCAAGGTCGGCAATTTCGTGCCGAAGAATTACGTGCAGCAGGTGGTGGAGAATTCCGACTTCCGCAAATATGACGACGGCCTGCGCATGATCATCGATTGCACCGAGGAACTGGAGCGCGCGCTGGCGGCGCTTCTGGCGAAGGCGGCTTCAGAGCGGATCGTGCGCTATGGCCTGCACCGGCAGGACGCGGCGATGATGACCTGCTTCACGCCGTCGGTGATGCGCAGCGATCACGTCCACTTCATCGACGGCGCCCGCGGCGGATATGCGTCGGCGGCCTCCGCGCTAAAGGCGATGGCGGCATAA
- a CDS encoding HlyD family type I secretion periplasmic adaptor subunit, with translation MKSFDHVHADERGARHRMGGTDEDVAAPQGQALILELQRLRQAFEHDNRQDQRSPLRRPANDEPGPGGRRSRQARPKRSKKKGKMGRVLDWLGPFGSQSEVFDPEPPAPRGRRSAREPQFMTPPPASGMRGPAGNASANNAPSGNFWRNERQARGPIIAPDDPSLMNMPRSRPEVLSIDDTRLPPRVEAPQLAPPSPAGPVPRDRSVTGVVRNGLTAGVAFLANRDGSTDMAGAPGESIVLRAARAFEGELRTGLRALLVVGGLAGGWMALVPLSGAVVVPGNLVVQSNVKTIQHPTGGVVAQIPVHNGMRVNAGDLLLRLDATQAQASLQVVSKQLDEVRAKIARLVAERDALPRPAIPPEMSSRLDDPNVKTLLASEASLFRARVTARDSQKELLKSKVSQLGEEIVGLEAQVASKAKQLELITGELTGVQELFDKRLVPLARLTALQRESARIEGERGQLISTIAETKTKVDEAKLQTVRLDQDVRTEVVKDLGEAQGKEAELSERSVAARDVLERIEMRAPTSGVIHQLNAHTIGGVIRAGDAVMEVVPDSDDLQIEARLQPNDIDQVRKGQQAFVRFSAFNQRVTPQLIGQVSYVSPDTTRDQQTSMSYFTVRIMLPEEERRRLAGLQLSSGMPAEVFMQTGSRTMLSYLFKPILDQFQRAFVER, from the coding sequence ATGAAGAGTTTTGATCACGTGCATGCCGATGAAAGAGGTGCGCGCCACCGGATGGGCGGGACGGATGAGGACGTTGCGGCGCCGCAAGGCCAGGCGCTGATCCTCGAACTGCAGCGATTGCGGCAGGCTTTCGAGCACGACAACCGGCAGGATCAGCGGTCGCCGCTTCGCCGCCCGGCGAATGACGAACCAGGTCCGGGCGGGCGGCGTTCGCGTCAGGCCCGGCCGAAGCGGTCGAAGAAAAAGGGCAAGATGGGACGGGTGCTGGATTGGCTCGGTCCCTTCGGATCCCAGTCCGAGGTTTTCGATCCCGAGCCTCCGGCGCCGCGCGGCCGACGCAGCGCGCGTGAGCCGCAGTTCATGACCCCGCCGCCGGCGAGCGGCATGCGCGGCCCGGCCGGCAATGCTTCGGCAAACAATGCTCCCTCAGGCAATTTCTGGCGGAATGAACGGCAGGCGCGCGGTCCGATCATCGCGCCCGACGATCCGTCGCTCATGAACATGCCGAGGTCGCGGCCGGAAGTTTTGTCGATCGACGACACACGGCTGCCGCCGCGCGTCGAGGCTCCCCAACTGGCGCCGCCAAGCCCGGCGGGCCCGGTGCCGCGCGATCGTTCCGTGACGGGGGTAGTCCGCAATGGCCTCACCGCGGGGGTGGCATTCCTTGCCAATCGCGATGGATCGACGGATATGGCGGGCGCGCCCGGCGAAAGCATCGTGCTGCGGGCGGCGCGCGCCTTTGAGGGCGAATTGCGCACGGGCTTGCGGGCGCTGCTCGTCGTCGGCGGGTTGGCCGGTGGCTGGATGGCGCTGGTGCCGTTGTCGGGCGCCGTCGTGGTGCCGGGCAATCTGGTGGTGCAATCCAACGTCAAGACCATCCAGCATCCGACCGGCGGCGTGGTCGCGCAGATCCCGGTCCATAACGGCATGCGGGTCAACGCCGGCGATCTGCTGCTGCGGCTGGACGCGACGCAGGCGCAGGCCAGCCTTCAGGTGGTCAGCAAGCAACTCGACGAAGTGCGGGCGAAGATCGCGCGGCTGGTCGCCGAGCGCGACGCTCTGCCCCGGCCGGCGATCCCGCCGGAAATGTCGTCCCGGCTGGACGATCCCAACGTCAAGACGCTGCTCGCCTCCGAAGCCTCGCTGTTCAGGGCGCGGGTGACGGCACGCGACAGTCAGAAGGAGCTGCTCAAGAGCAAGGTATCGCAGCTCGGTGAGGAGATCGTGGGCCTCGAGGCGCAGGTCGCGTCCAAGGCCAAGCAACTGGAGCTGATCACGGGCGAGCTCACGGGCGTGCAGGAGCTGTTCGACAAGCGTTTGGTGCCGCTGGCGCGGCTCACGGCCCTGCAGCGTGAGAGCGCCAGGATCGAAGGCGAACGCGGCCAGTTGATCTCCACCATCGCCGAGACCAAAACCAAGGTCGACGAGGCGAAGCTTCAGACAGTCAGGCTCGACCAGGATGTCCGCACCGAGGTCGTCAAGGATCTCGGCGAGGCGCAGGGCAAGGAAGCCGAACTCAGCGAACGAAGCGTCGCGGCGCGCGACGTCCTCGAACGCATCGAGATGCGCGCGCCGACCTCGGGCGTGATCCATCAATTGAACGCGCACACCATCGGCGGCGTGATTCGCGCCGGCGACGCCGTCATGGAGGTGGTGCCGGATTCCGATGATCTGCAGATCGAGGCGCGGTTGCAGCCGAATGACATCGACCAGGTACGCAAAGGCCAGCAGGCTTTTGTCCGCTTCTCGGCCTTCAACCAGCGGGTAACCCCGCAGTTGATCGGTCAGGTGTCGTATGTCTCGCCCGACACCACCCGCGACCAGCAGACCAGCATGTCCTATTTCACGGTCCGCATCATGCTGCCGGAAGAAGAGCGCCGGCGGCTGGCCGGGCTGCAGCTCTCCTCGGGCATGCCCGCGGAAGTGTTCATGCAGACCGGCAGCCGGACCATGCTGAGCTATCTGTTCAAGCCGATCCTGGATCAATTCCAGCGCGCTTTTGTCGAGCGCTAA
- the htpG gene encoding molecular chaperone HtpG: MTTTTAPESQPFQAEVAELLNLMVHSVYSETDIFLRELISNASDACDKLRYEAISAPELIADGAPPKIRIAPDKKANTLSVVDSGIGMDRQELIDNLGTIARSGTKSFLSRLTEAKDGTNLIGQFGVGFYAAFMVAERIVVTSRRAGSDQVFVWSSSGGSGFEIAQVSEEDAARVTRGTEIVLHLKENAAKYLETHEIERIVRAWSDNIQFPIELVPEEGEPRQINSASALWQRPKSELSPEDYKQAYQQIAGAFDEPAMTLHYRAEGRQSYAVMLFAPSTKPFDLFDQARKGKVKLYVRRVFIADDADVLPAYLRFIRGVIDSEDLPLNISREMLQNNPQLTQIRKAVTGRVISELENLGEKEPEAFAKIWDAFGPVIKEGIWEDFERREKLLGLSRFTTTKGEKRALKQYVEDIKPNQTDIYYLTGDSIERLKANPKLESATARGIEVLLLTDPVDAFWTSAPLDFGGKPLKSLSQGDIDFALIPLLDDKAEDKKDEAGADEATTIALIKDALGERVSDVRASQRLTASASCLVAGGDAHDRMLERLLAMQNKAPTTRPILEINMRHPLVAVIAGDKDAAKDLSKDLSFLLLEQAQILDGELPEDPAAFANRLNQLVLRGIAKG; encoded by the coding sequence ATGACCACCACCACCGCCCCCGAATCCCAGCCGTTCCAGGCCGAGGTTGCCGAGCTTCTGAACCTGATGGTGCACTCGGTCTATTCGGAGACCGACATCTTTCTGCGCGAGCTGATCTCGAACGCTTCCGACGCCTGCGACAAGCTGCGCTATGAGGCGATATCGGCGCCCGAACTGATCGCCGACGGCGCGCCGCCCAAAATCCGCATCGCGCCGGACAAGAAGGCCAATACGCTTTCCGTCGTCGACAGTGGCATCGGCATGGACCGGCAGGAGCTGATCGACAATCTCGGCACCATCGCGCGATCAGGCACGAAGTCCTTTCTTTCGCGCCTCACCGAAGCCAAGGACGGCACCAATCTGATCGGCCAGTTCGGCGTCGGCTTCTATGCGGCGTTCATGGTCGCCGAGCGCATCGTGGTCACCAGCCGCCGCGCCGGCTCCGATCAGGTCTTTGTCTGGTCGTCCTCGGGCGGCAGCGGGTTTGAAATTGCGCAAGTTAGCGAGGAAGACGCCGCCCGTGTCACGCGCGGCACCGAGATCGTCTTGCATCTGAAAGAGAATGCGGCGAAATATCTCGAGACCCACGAGATCGAGCGCATCGTCCGCGCCTGGTCCGACAACATCCAGTTCCCGATCGAACTGGTGCCGGAGGAGGGCGAGCCGCGCCAGATCAATTCGGCCAGCGCGCTATGGCAGCGGCCGAAATCGGAACTCTCGCCGGAAGACTACAAGCAGGCCTACCAGCAGATCGCCGGCGCCTTCGACGAGCCGGCGATGACGCTGCATTACCGCGCCGAGGGCCGGCAGTCCTATGCGGTGATGCTGTTCGCGCCGTCGACCAAGCCGTTCGACCTGTTCGACCAGGCGCGCAAGGGCAAGGTCAAGCTCTATGTCCGCCGCGTCTTCATCGCCGACGACGCCGATGTCCTGCCGGCTTATTTGCGCTTCATCCGCGGCGTGATCGACAGCGAGGATCTGCCGCTCAACATCTCCAGAGAGATGCTGCAGAACAATCCGCAACTCACGCAGATCCGCAAAGCGGTCACCGGCCGCGTGATTTCGGAGCTGGAAAACCTCGGCGAGAAGGAGCCGGAAGCGTTCGCCAAAATCTGGGACGCGTTCGGCCCCGTGATCAAGGAAGGCATCTGGGAGGATTTTGAGCGCCGCGAGAAACTGCTGGGCTTGTCGCGCTTCACCACGACCAAGGGCGAGAAGCGCGCGCTCAAGCAATATGTCGAGGATATCAAGCCGAACCAGACCGACATCTATTACCTGACCGGCGACAGCATCGAACGGTTGAAGGCGAACCCGAAGCTGGAGTCGGCAACCGCCCGCGGCATCGAGGTGCTGCTGTTGACCGATCCGGTCGATGCGTTCTGGACCTCGGCGCCGCTCGATTTTGGCGGCAAGCCGCTGAAGTCGCTGAGTCAGGGCGATATCGATTTCGCCCTGATCCCGCTGCTGGATGACAAGGCCGAGGACAAGAAGGACGAGGCCGGCGCGGACGAGGCCACGACGATTGCGCTGATCAAGGACGCGCTCGGCGAGCGCGTCTCCGACGTGCGCGCCTCGCAGCGGCTGACCGCGAGCGCGTCGTGTCTGGTTGCCGGCGGCGACGCGCATGACCGCATGCTCGAACGCCTGCTGGCGATGCAGAACAAGGCTCCCACCACCAGGCCGATCCTGGAGATCAACATGCGCCATCCCCTGGTCGCTGTGATCGCCGGCGACAAGGATGCGGCCAAGGATCTGTCAAAGGACCTGTCGTTCCTGCTCCTGGAGCAGGCGCAGATCCTCGACGGCGAATTGCCGGAAGATCCGGCGGCGTTTGCCAACCGGCTTAACCAGCTCGTGTTGCGGGGAATCGCGAAAGGGTAG
- a CDS encoding permease, giving the protein MSEHQIKDPAPADDAADTAPRPKRKPVGWSMIVIGALVAVCAGLVWRRDGIDGVLKILTHDLWLFGEIIPRVLAGCLLGGFIAEILPHDKVSRALGPNSGLKGLLIGTAFGAILPGGPFTAYPVAAALLTVGADFGATIAMVVSWTLIGYGRAVAWELPILGTDFTLWRIVISLPIPVLAGALGRIVFVRMYPKGEPEPPA; this is encoded by the coding sequence TTGTCAGAACATCAGATAAAAGATCCGGCGCCTGCCGATGACGCCGCAGACACCGCGCCGCGCCCCAAGCGCAAGCCGGTCGGCTGGTCGATGATCGTGATCGGCGCGCTGGTCGCGGTTTGCGCAGGCCTGGTCTGGCGGCGCGACGGCATCGATGGCGTGCTCAAGATCCTCACCCATGATCTCTGGCTGTTCGGGGAAATCATCCCCCGCGTGCTGGCCGGCTGCCTGCTCGGCGGCTTCATTGCGGAAATTCTGCCGCACGACAAAGTCTCGCGGGCGCTGGGGCCGAACTCGGGCCTGAAGGGACTTTTGATCGGAACGGCGTTCGGCGCGATCCTGCCCGGTGGTCCCTTCACCGCCTATCCGGTGGCGGCGGCGCTGCTCACCGTCGGCGCCGATTTCGGCGCTACCATCGCCATGGTCGTAAGCTGGACGCTGATCGGCTACGGCCGCGCGGTCGCCTGGGAATTGCCGATTCTCGGCACGGATTTCACGCTGTGGCGGATCGTGATCTCGCTGCCGATTCCTGTTCTCGCAGGCGCGCTCGGCCGCATCGTCTTTGTGCGGATGTACCCGAAGGGCGAGCCGGAGCCGCCGGCATGA
- a CDS encoding DUF2147 domain-containing protein, which translates to MACRTAFIIAISAALLTAPSVFAQGAADPTGVWQTQAGDARVKVSKCGGGICGVVVGLKEPIDPATGKPQVDDKNPNPGLKKRPMIGLPLFSGMQSTAPNKWSGQIYNADDGGTYASSVSVAGSDTLRVEGCVGALCGGETWTRVGR; encoded by the coding sequence ATGGCTTGCAGAACGGCTTTCATCATCGCGATTTCGGCGGCATTGCTGACCGCCCCATCCGTCTTCGCGCAAGGCGCCGCTGATCCGACCGGCGTCTGGCAGACGCAGGCCGGCGACGCGCGGGTAAAGGTCAGCAAATGCGGCGGCGGTATCTGCGGCGTGGTCGTCGGCCTGAAAGAGCCGATCGATCCGGCCACCGGCAAGCCTCAGGTCGATGACAAGAATCCCAATCCGGGCTTAAAGAAGCGGCCGATGATCGGCCTGCCGCTGTTCAGCGGCATGCAGAGCACTGCTCCCAACAAATGGTCGGGCCAGATCTACAATGCCGATGACGGCGGCACCTATGCGAGCAGCGTCTCGGTGGCGGGGTCCGATACGCTGCGCGTCGAAGGCTGCGTCGGCGCGCTGTGCGGCGGGGAGACCTGGACGCGGGTGGGACGGTAG
- a CDS encoding MATE family efflux transporter: MTMDAPLDMRPAAVPSAPTNALLTSPILPTLLKLALPNAIAMVGTTLVAVAETSYIGRLGTEPLAGIALVFPFVMLTQMMSAGAMGGGVSSAISRAIGAGNRDRAATLALHAAMIGACAGIFFTVTMLMFGRAFYTLLGGRGGVLEQAMQYSHVLFSGAIAIWLVNTLASVVRGTGDMRIPSVTLIGTALVQIAVGGALGFGLFGLPKFGMSGVAAGQLVAFTLGAMFLAWYLISGSSRLTLNFKGFKFQCDMFSDILRVGAVACLSPLQTVLTVLIFTKILAGYGTETLAGYGMGSRLEFLLTPIAFAFGVASVPMVGMAMGAGLVTRARQVAWSAGAAAGITVGAIGLIVAAMPSLWVSLFTSDPGVTAAASSYLVWAGPAFAFFGMGACLYFSSQGAAKVGGPVMAGTTRLLIVGGGGAWLASMGAPAWTLFALVGAAMVVYGLGTALSIRLTCWGK, from the coding sequence ATGACCATGGATGCCCCGCTCGACATGCGCCCCGCCGCGGTCCCGTCAGCTCCAACTAACGCGCTCCTCACCTCGCCGATTCTGCCGACGCTGTTGAAGCTCGCGCTGCCCAATGCGATCGCCATGGTGGGCACGACGCTGGTTGCGGTGGCCGAGACTTCCTATATCGGCCGGCTCGGCACCGAGCCGCTCGCGGGCATCGCGCTGGTGTTTCCCTTCGTCATGCTGACGCAGATGATGTCGGCGGGCGCGATGGGCGGCGGCGTGTCCTCCGCGATCAGCCGCGCGATCGGCGCGGGGAATCGCGACCGCGCCGCAACGCTGGCGCTGCATGCCGCGATGATCGGCGCCTGCGCCGGGATCTTTTTCACCGTGACGATGCTGATGTTCGGCCGCGCGTTCTACACGCTGCTCGGCGGGCGCGGCGGCGTGCTCGAGCAGGCCATGCAATATTCGCACGTGCTGTTCTCCGGCGCGATCGCGATCTGGCTGGTCAACACGCTGGCCTCGGTGGTGCGCGGCACCGGCGACATGCGGATTCCGTCGGTGACGCTGATCGGCACTGCGCTGGTGCAGATTGCCGTCGGCGGCGCGCTCGGCTTTGGGCTGTTCGGCCTGCCGAAATTCGGCATGAGCGGCGTCGCCGCTGGCCAGCTTGTCGCATTCACGCTCGGTGCGATGTTCCTGGCCTGGTATCTCATCAGCGGCAGCAGCCGTCTGACGCTGAACTTCAAGGGCTTCAAATTCCAGTGCGACATGTTCTCCGACATTCTCAGGGTCGGCGCGGTGGCCTGCCTGTCGCCGCTGCAGACCGTGCTGACGGTGCTGATCTTCACCAAGATCCTGGCCGGCTACGGCACCGAGACCTTGGCCGGCTATGGCATGGGCTCGCGGCTGGAATTTTTGCTGACGCCGATCGCCTTTGCATTTGGTGTCGCCTCGGTGCCGATGGTCGGCATGGCCATGGGCGCGGGGCTCGTGACGCGCGCGCGGCAGGTGGCATGGAGCGCGGGCGCCGCTGCCGGCATCACCGTGGGCGCCATCGGACTGATCGTTGCCGCGATGCCGTCGCTCTGGGTTTCGCTGTTCACCAGCGACCCCGGCGTCACCGCCGCGGCTTCTTCCTATCTGGTCTGGGCAGGCCCGGCGTTCGCCTTTTTCGGGATGGGCGCCTGCCTCTATTTCTCGTCGCAGGGGGCGGCGAAGGTCGGCGGTCCCGTGATGGCCGGCACCACGCGATTGCTGATCGTCGGCGGCGGCGGCGCGTGGCTGGCCTCGATGGGCGCGCCGGCATGGACATTGTTCGCGCTGGTGGGCGCGGCGATGGTCGTTTACGGCCTCGGCACGGCGCTGTCGATCCGCCTCACCTGCTGGGGCAAATAA
- a CDS encoding type I secretion system permease/ATPase, translated as MIGVAVFSGVINILMLSGSLYMLQVYDRVIPSRNLATLFGLSLMVLIAYLVQGYFDAMRSRMLCRIATLFDGALQGSIHSALATLPLRGVKPVLMQQPLRDLDQVRTFMSGMGPTAFLDMPWIPVFLIGLFLFHPLIGFTALLGTAAIVAMTLVTERISRGATKAAMDLNAQRQVLADATQRNAEIVRALGMTDRLTARWSQANERYLQENIRATDVYANLGSSAKVLRYILQSGMLGMGAYLVVADKASGGIMIASSILMGRALAPVEIALGTWKQLAAARQGLARLRDILKATAQPPTPPVMLPRPCRELSVQNLAVAAPGFDMPIVSGVTFSLKAGSGLALLGASASGKTSLSKALVGIWPAHRGAVRLDGASLDQWRNEDLGRHIGYLPQDVGLFDGTVAENICRFDEHASSDAILKAAQIAGVHDIILRLPEGYATRIGQGGMSLSAGQKQRVGLARAVFGDPFLLVLDEPNANLDADGENALTRAIGIMRQNKSIVVVISHRPSALSALDMTMVLYEGKAIAFGPSAEVFARVRNAGGKGPPGSPQSPPQAKAEQRASLAESVSS; from the coding sequence ATGATCGGCGTTGCTGTCTTCAGCGGCGTCATCAACATCCTGATGCTGTCGGGCTCCCTCTATATGTTGCAGGTGTACGACCGGGTGATTCCGAGCCGCAACCTCGCGACCCTGTTCGGCCTGTCCTTGATGGTGCTGATCGCCTACCTGGTGCAGGGATATTTCGATGCGATGCGGTCGCGCATGCTTTGCCGGATCGCCACGCTGTTCGACGGCGCGCTGCAAGGATCGATCCATTCGGCGCTCGCCACCTTGCCGCTGCGCGGGGTGAAGCCGGTCCTGATGCAGCAGCCGCTGCGCGATCTCGACCAGGTGCGCACCTTCATGTCGGGCATGGGGCCGACGGCGTTCCTGGACATGCCGTGGATCCCGGTCTTTCTGATCGGGCTGTTTCTGTTTCACCCGCTGATCGGCTTCACGGCGCTGCTTGGCACCGCGGCGATCGTTGCCATGACATTGGTGACCGAGCGGATCTCGCGCGGCGCGACCAAGGCGGCGATGGACCTGAACGCGCAGCGCCAGGTGCTGGCGGATGCGACGCAGCGCAACGCGGAAATCGTTCGGGCGCTCGGCATGACGGATCGGCTGACGGCGCGCTGGTCGCAGGCCAACGAGCGGTATCTGCAGGAAAACATCCGCGCGACCGACGTCTATGCCAATCTTGGCTCGAGCGCGAAGGTGCTGCGCTACATCCTGCAATCGGGAATGCTGGGGATGGGCGCCTATCTCGTCGTCGCCGACAAGGCGTCGGGCGGCATCATGATCGCGTCCTCGATCCTGATGGGGCGCGCGCTCGCGCCCGTCGAAATCGCGCTCGGCACCTGGAAGCAACTGGCCGCCGCCCGCCAGGGCCTCGCGCGCCTGCGCGACATCTTAAAGGCGACCGCACAGCCTCCGACGCCGCCGGTGATGCTGCCGCGCCCCTGCCGCGAATTGTCGGTGCAGAATCTCGCGGTGGCAGCACCCGGCTTCGACATGCCGATCGTGTCCGGTGTCACGTTTTCGCTCAAGGCCGGCTCGGGGCTGGCGCTATTGGGCGCGAGCGCGTCGGGCAAGACCTCGCTCTCCAAGGCGCTGGTTGGAATCTGGCCGGCGCATCGCGGCGCCGTGCGGCTCGACGGCGCGTCGCTCGATCAATGGCGCAACGAGGATCTCGGCCGGCACATCGGCTATCTCCCGCAGGACGTCGGCCTGTTCGACGGCACCGTGGCGGAGAACATCTGCCGCTTCGACGAACATGCGAGCTCGGATGCCATCCTGAAGGCCGCGCAGATCGCAGGTGTCCACGACATCATCCTGCGCCTGCCGGAGGGCTATGCGACGCGAATAGGGCAGGGTGGCATGTCGCTGTCGGCCGGCCAGAAGCAGCGGGTAGGGCTGGCGCGGGCGGTGTTCGGCGACCCCTTCCTGCTCGTGCTCGATGAGCCCAACGCCAATCTGGATGCCGACGGTGAGAACGCCTTGACCCGCGCCATCGGGATCATGCGCCAGAACAAATCCATCGTCGTCGTCATCTCGCACCGCCCGAGCGCGCTCTCCGCGCTGGATATGACGATGGTGCTCTACGAAGGCAAGGCGATCGCGTTCGGCCCGAGCGCAGAAGTGTTCGCGCGCGTCCGCAACGCCGGCGGCAAGGGACCGCCGGGATCGCCGCAGTCTCCGCCGCAGGCCAAGGCAGAACAGCGGGCATCACTTGCCGAGAGTGTTTCATCATGA